A single window of Archangium gephyra DNA harbors:
- a CDS encoding outer membrane beta-barrel protein, translated as MRRLTLLALLLAAGSASAQDDEEPLPLNGVGRISVQAGWRLSSNGTFYDSYYALPSSQGFQRAPESPGGPFLAGSFAYSVTEFFELGIDLFATGEQLRLTGAPTITNVTYGALVGVRLQTLLDILTPEGVVPFVGVQTGPTLAYSVAEGVGSRELFTQAWAGTVGATFRFSPQWGLTAEYRLAFARGQSVFNNKPEFKGLASYNAGGNWFALGVTYFFASDPIRPFSSSP; from the coding sequence ATGCGCCGTCTCACCCTGCTCGCCCTTCTGCTCGCCGCCGGGAGCGCCTCCGCCCAGGACGACGAGGAGCCCCTGCCGCTCAACGGCGTGGGCCGCATCTCCGTCCAGGCGGGCTGGCGGCTCTCCTCCAACGGCACCTTCTACGACAGCTACTACGCGCTGCCGTCCTCCCAGGGCTTCCAGCGCGCCCCCGAGTCACCGGGCGGCCCCTTCCTGGCGGGTTCCTTCGCGTACTCCGTCACGGAGTTCTTCGAGCTGGGGATCGATCTCTTCGCCACCGGCGAGCAGCTGCGGCTCACGGGGGCCCCCACCATCACCAACGTCACCTACGGGGCGCTGGTGGGCGTGCGCCTGCAGACGCTGCTGGACATCCTCACCCCGGAGGGCGTAGTGCCCTTCGTGGGCGTGCAGACGGGTCCCACGCTGGCCTACTCGGTGGCCGAGGGGGTGGGCTCGCGCGAGCTCTTCACGCAGGCCTGGGCGGGCACCGTGGGAGCGACCTTCCGCTTCTCCCCCCAATGGGGACTGACGGCGGAGTACCGCCTGGCCTTCGCCCGGGGCCAGAGCGTCTTCAACAACAAACCCGAGTTCAAGGGGCTCGCCTCCTACAACGCGGGGGGCAACTGGTTCGCGCTGGGGGTGACGTACTTCTTCGCGTCGGATCCCATCCGGCCGTTCTCCTCCTCGCCCTAG